The DNA sequence ACCCCCGAAACTCTATATACAGCACTTTCCCTATCCCATGCACCATCGGCAAGTGAGGTTCCCATTGCAACCATGAAGGTAACATACGTTGTTGATAGGGGGAGTTTTAGTGAAGTTGCAAATGCAATCAGTGCACTTGATACAACTAAATTTACTGATGCCCTGATAAGATCAAATGATACAGGCCTACCATCTTCTGATTGCCCATTAAACAATGCAATATCTTTACGCTTGTTAATTATTTCAATAATTCTTTTTGGTATGAATATTTTTACTGTATCAATAAAGTTTACAGTCATTCGTACTATAACTCGTGCAAGGAAAAATGGCTCAAACCGCTCAAGTCCCTCGTCCTGTCTTCCTAAATTCACTTCGGTCTTTGTTACTGTTCGTGCTTTTTTTGATACCCATAAGGTTATTGCCATAATTATGCCGGCTAAAAGTAGAATAAAAGTGTTGGTTTTAACTGGCTCATTGAGTGCTTCCATAGTAACGGTGAGGGGATTGGCAAAAAGTTTAGCATGGGAAAATGCACTGAATCCAGCAAGCGGAACGCCAATAAAATTTACTAAATCATTTGCTGCAAATGCCATTGCCAGTGCAAATGTACCTGCTAAAACAATTGATTTAAGTATATTAATATTAAACAAACTTGCAGTTATCTGTAATACTACTGCACTGCATATAAATGTACCCAGTATAATAGTGTAACTGTGAGTTTGTATCCATTGTATCTGTTGAGCTGTTAAAAACGATGCGCCCTTTGCACCTTTTATAAGTATAAAGTATACTATCATTGAGAGGGCAAATCCACCCCAAATGGCTCCATACCGTTTTAAGCGCGACATGAAGTCAAATGTGAATATCATGCGGGATATAAATTGAAATATTACACCTGCAGTAAATGCAATAATAACTGATAAAAGAATACCTGATATAATACCCAAGACTTTGTCGGTATTAATATAATCTCCTAGTAGAGCATAATTTTTTGTTGTATTGAAAATTTTTATAAGCGATAGCGCAACGGAAGCACCCAGTAATTCAAATATTATTGAAACCGTTGTTGAAGTAGGGATCCCAAATGTATTGAATAAATCCAATAAGATAACATCAGCAAGCATTACAGCTAAGAATATGATTATGAGCTCATACAGTACAAAATTTGAAGGATTAAATATACCTTTACGCGCTATTTCCATCATTCCGCTTGAAAATGTCACACCTGCTAAAATACCAAGGCTAGCAACAATTAAAATAGTTTTAATGCTGGCAACTTTTGAGCCTATAGCTGAATTTAAGAAGTTTACCGCATCATTGGCAACACCAACAATAAGGTCTAATATTGCTAAAACAAGCAAAATAAACAACGATAAATATATTATTTCCATTGTTACCTGCCTTTAATGATTGTTTGGTAGTACACGTGAAACAATTATTGCATATTGAAAAATAGTGTGATGACTTGTATAAGCTGGCAGAAATTATAAATGAGGGATATTTTAGTCAATATCTTTTATAAAATAAATTTTTAAAATTCTTCAACTAAAAATTGTAAAAAAAACTAGCTTCCACGAGAAATGGAATCAATAAAGAATGGAATCTATATTATAAAATAAAAATTTTAGTAAGCGGGACATTATATGTCACTGTGCGCAGTATAAATTGCATTTAAAATTCTATTGTGAAATTGTTATTATGAGCAATGAAGTAAACAAGTAGCTTATCACAGTTGAAATGTAGGTAAATATACATAGTGATTGCTGTAATGGTGTGGCGATAGTTACTGTAAAAGTAAATAGTAGATATTCAATACCAATATTACGATATTGTTTCTTTAAAATATTGCAGTAATGATATTATCTAAGTCCAGGTGATTACTATGCATTGCTAAGAGTAAAAAATGATTGAAAAATTATAATTTAATAAAATATAGTAATGATGTAACAGGTGTTCTTAAATTTAATTAAATAGTGAAATAAAAACACTGTGAAATTTAGAAAAGATAACATATTTTTTTATATACAATTATAATAAAAGATGATGGCGTTGAAATGCGCTGGTGAAGGATGAATTTAATGATCTATAAATTATATAGCTAAACTAATATGAATACTGAATTTTATCTTTACACAAGTAACAACCTTGAATTTCTAGTTGATGAGTTAGGTAAACTACTTTTTAAAAAAAGGAAAAACGATATTCTTTCTCCTCACACTATTATTGTGCAGAGTTTAGGAATGCAGCGTTGGATATCGTTGCAGTTAGCTCAACGATATGGTGTTTTTACAAACTGCCTGTTCCCTTTTCCGCAACAATTTGCATTAGATGTTTTTAAGGCTGTGATTCCTGACTATGAGCTATCGCCCTTGTATGAAAATAAAATACTTATATGGCAGCTGGTAAAATTATTACCGCAATGCATTAATGAAATGGGATTTGAACAGGTAAAAAACTATTTAGTTGTTGATGGTACAATAAGCCAGATAAGGTTATACCAGCTTGCACACAGACTTGCAAATCTGTATGATGAGTATTTGGTATATTTTTATGAGTATATCCTGGAATGGGAAAAGCCAACAAAACAAAACGACTGGCAGATTGTTTTATGGCGTTACGTCAAAAATGCTGTTGGTGACAATTCATCAGCATGTCACAAGGCCCAGCTTTTAAAAAAAGCAATCAAAAAATTGAGTGACTCCAAAAATAAT is a window from the Spirochaetota bacterium genome containing:
- a CDS encoding inorganic phosphate transporter; amino-acid sequence: MEIIYLSLFILLVLAILDLIVGVANDAVNFLNSAIGSKVASIKTILIVASLGILAGVTFSSGMMEIARKGIFNPSNFVLYELIIIFLAVMLADVILLDLFNTFGIPTSTTVSIIFELLGASVALSLIKIFNTTKNYALLGDYINTDKVLGIISGILLSVIIAFTAGVIFQFISRMIFTFDFMSRLKRYGAIWGGFALSMIVYFILIKGAKGASFLTAQQIQWIQTHSYTIILGTFICSAVVLQITASLFNINILKSIVLAGTFALAMAFAANDLVNFIGVPLAGFSAFSHAKLFANPLTVTMEALNEPVKTNTFILLLAGIIMAITLWVSKKARTVTKTEVNLGRQDEGLERFEPFFLARVIVRMTVNFIDTVKIFIPKRIIEIINKRKDIALFNGQSEDGRPVSFDLIRASVNLVVSSALIAFATSLKLPLSTTYVTFMVAMGTSLADGAWDRESAVYRVSGVMTVIGGWFFTAFMAFTISFVYAMIIYKLSGIGIILLVALSAYLLWKNHIKHEEKTQVESKIEVYNLRKIKDPIPAIKITFEQTGKLLEEISKSVVRSFNGLKLYDRVELRIARNDSKNIQEWVNIIVANIFKTLRLLHKMDISATQRYAQIISNLQDIAESQRDIAVRSYLHVENHHKGLLKVQITELEQIIEHLKDLLNFTAQSLKKDKIADLSLVEKKCNRLAHLISEFDKKQIRRVQDETSKTRLSILFYAYLVNASKIANCTKNILQIFNESLDIDVAAIPEEKTL